The window ATGGTCAATGCGACCGAAAACAGCGAAGAGGTGACGCGGCTCGTCGAACGCTACGACTTGCAAGCCATTCCCGTCGTCGACAATCAACGGCGGTTGGTCGGCATTATTACGCACGACGACGTGCTCGATGCCGTGCGTCAAGAAGCGACCGACGACGCGCAGCAGATGGCCGGTATCGCGCCTCTCGAAGATAGCTACCTGCAAACCGGGCTGTTCGAACTCGCTTGGAAGCGCGGCATTTGGCTGAGCATTCTCTTCATCGCTGCTGCAGTAACCGCCACGACGCTCGATACGTACGAAGACAAGCTCAAGCAGTGGGCCTGGCTGATGATGTTCGTGCCGATGATCATGTCGAGCGGCGGCAACAGCGGCAATCAATCGGCGACGCTGATCATCACGGCCATGACGGCCGGCGGACTCGGCGTGAAAGACTGGCGACGCGTTGCGCTACGGGAGTTGTGCGTCGGGCTGATCCTTGGCAGTGTGCTCGCGGTGTTTGGGGTGCTGCTGTCGACCGTTCTCACGCTGCGCGATCCCGATGCTCATAAGCAGACGTGGTGGCCGCTGGTGATTCCGCTCACGTTAGTATTAGTCGTGACGAGCGGTGCCGTTTCTGGTTCGATGCTGCCGCTGATCTTCAAGCGTCTCGGCCTCGATCCCGCGCTGATGAGCAATCCATTTGTCGCCGGCCTGAGCGACATTCTGGGAATCGTCATCTACATGACCGTCTCGATGCTGTTGCTGCGGTAAATCGATCCGCGTGAACGAAGTTGAATTACGACGACGATGACATCGACGAATATGCGGACGAAGAAGCCAATGAAGAGGATGATGTTCGCTGTGCTCGCTGCCGGAAGTGGATTCCAGCGTTCTCAACACGCTGCCCAGAGTGCGGCATGAACTTCCACGGCGAAGCGCAGGACTTCGACGAAGAAGAGCACGAATATCAGACCCGCGGTCTTCCGCTGTGGGTCATTCTCACCGCGATCGTGCTGCTGGCGCTATCCGTGATCAGCGCCTTTAATTTGCACTTTTGGTAAGCCTATTCTTCCACCGCCACGCGCGGTTTCAACAACACATCCACCGTGTGTTCTTGGTTATTCCGGCTGTACTTCACGCTGACCTTGTCGCCCGGCTTGTGGGGGTAGACCGAGATCGTCAGGTCGCTGAAGTCGCGCACCTTATGGCCGTCGACCTCGAGGATTTCATCGCCGTCACGCAGACCTGCGTCGTGCGCGCCCGACTTGAAGAACACCGATGTCAGAATGCATGCCCCTTCCATGCCGGCGTTAATCCCTAGCATCGCCGAGCTGCGGCAGATGACAGACAACTCAGGCCGTTGTTGCCGCAGCTTGCGGAGGGCCGCGCCGGAGAATGGCGTGTCGCGCAGGTTGAGCGTGGTCAGTCGCGGCAGCGCGCCGATGTGCGGCAAGGCTTCATCGGTCAGCTTCGCTCCGTGAATCGACAGGTTGTAGATTTCCGGGATGTCCTTGAGAACGGCCAGGTCTTTGTCGCCACCGCGGAAGCTCTTATCGAGAACCAATTCCGCGTAAGCTTCGCCTTCGACCTCTTCGCCGTCGAACGCGATCGGAAACGGCGCGAAGGCCGGTTCGATCAGCGCGATGTCGTCGGCAACTTCAAAAACCTCGGCGACCGCGGGAGCTTCTGCCAGTTCAACTTCTTCCAGCGCTGGGGGACCAGCGATTTCAATGCCCGGCAGCGGTCGCACTTCTTCGAGC is drawn from Anatilimnocola floriformis and contains these coding sequences:
- the mgtE gene encoding magnesium transporter yields the protein MVNTLFLPELREMLAERNAHDLHEFCIALNPARLAEYMEGLTPAEAWQVVQYAELKLREDIFLYFQHERQIEIIESQDRAEVAELLADLPADDRVDLLYDVKEDVVEEILPLLPADERREFLRLRAYPEASAGAMMTTEMAMIEEELSVRDALVALSREAEHVETIYYIYVVDKDLHLRGVVSARQLVSSLGKPDLKVSDLMETDMIMVNATENSEEVTRLVERYDLQAIPVVDNQRRLVGIITHDDVLDAVRQEATDDAQQMAGIAPLEDSYLQTGLFELAWKRGIWLSILFIAAAVTATTLDTYEDKLKQWAWLMMFVPMIMSSGGNSGNQSATLIITAMTAGGLGVKDWRRVALRELCVGLILGSVLAVFGVLLSTVLTLRDPDAHKQTWWPLVIPLTLVLVVTSGAVSGSMLPLIFKRLGLDPALMSNPFVAGLSDILGIVIYMTVSMLLLR